One segment of Amycolatopsis alba DSM 44262 DNA contains the following:
- a CDS encoding condensation domain-containing protein, with the protein MADVPKTARSSAAGERVYPASQGQLRFAEGDAQLGNRSVLNVALRISIAGPLDPAALATAVSVLVERRHVLRTRFRRDGTGFSQQVMPAVPVELPVTDLPTDDGAVSVWCERQAMEPFDLHHGKVARFALARAGADRWVLMFVQHHIVTDAMSLSILMADLAEGYRAAVLGVAENRGQPVQLAEFVRWEQEHLASEEGRRSIEFWRTELDGAELSIPLPGDRPRPAVLSGHGTLQPFDVDTNLARELTRWAEAHHVTLYAVLLTAFGQLLRGLVNRNEVVVVGAFPNRTRQQFEDLAGPLTNSLALRLPGHPDHTIGETVLGVARHLWTLADHVTVPFSVVLNEADVLTRPGADQFPQVWFSLHPDPGRRLALPGLRATAEEIAIPGVRSDLGVLAIPDVKGIRLWTEAAHYIAPQTVSRWMTDYERLLRQLVDHPATQLREW; encoded by the coding sequence ATGGCCGACGTACCGAAGACCGCACGCTCCAGCGCCGCGGGCGAGCGGGTATACCCAGCGAGCCAAGGACAACTGCGCTTTGCCGAGGGCGACGCCCAGCTTGGCAACCGCTCGGTTCTGAACGTCGCGCTGCGCATCAGCATCGCGGGTCCGCTCGACCCGGCCGCGCTGGCTACCGCAGTATCGGTTCTCGTCGAGCGCAGACATGTGCTCAGGACACGATTCCGCCGCGACGGCACCGGGTTCAGCCAGCAGGTCATGCCTGCCGTGCCGGTGGAACTGCCGGTCACCGATCTCCCGACGGACGACGGCGCAGTGTCCGTGTGGTGCGAACGACAGGCCATGGAACCGTTCGACCTGCACCATGGGAAAGTCGCGCGATTCGCGCTGGCCCGTGCGGGCGCGGATCGGTGGGTACTGATGTTCGTGCAGCACCACATCGTCACGGACGCGATGTCACTGAGCATCCTCATGGCGGACCTGGCCGAAGGCTACCGAGCCGCGGTTTTAGGCGTCGCCGAAAACCGCGGGCAACCTGTGCAGCTGGCGGAGTTCGTCAGGTGGGAACAGGAGCATTTGGCCAGCGAGGAGGGGCGGAGGTCCATCGAGTTCTGGCGCACGGAACTCGATGGCGCGGAACTGTCGATACCGTTGCCGGGCGACCGGCCTCGCCCAGCTGTGCTGAGCGGGCATGGGACTTTACAACCCTTCGACGTCGACACGAACCTTGCGCGCGAGCTCACCCGCTGGGCCGAAGCGCACCACGTCACGCTCTACGCGGTGCTGTTGACAGCTTTCGGCCAGCTGTTGCGCGGCCTTGTGAACCGGAACGAGGTGGTGGTGGTCGGCGCGTTCCCGAATCGAACCCGACAGCAGTTCGAGGACCTCGCCGGCCCGCTCACCAACTCATTGGCACTGCGCCTGCCTGGCCATCCGGACCACACCATCGGCGAAACCGTTCTGGGCGTAGCACGTCACCTATGGACGCTGGCAGACCATGTCACCGTGCCGTTCTCGGTCGTGCTCAACGAGGCAGACGTCCTCACGAGGCCGGGGGCGGACCAATTCCCGCAGGTGTGGTTCTCCCTCCACCCCGATCCGGGACGACGGCTGGCCCTACCAGGTCTGCGGGCCACCGCCGAAGAGATCGCCATCCCCGGTGTGCGTTCCGATCTCGGTGTCCTGGCGATACCCGACGTGAAAGGCATCCGACTATGGACCGAAGCAGCGCACTACATCGCGCCGCAGACCGTCTCACGCTGGATGACCGACTACGAGCGTCTGCTGCGACAGTTGGTCGACCACCCCGCCACACAGCTGCGCGAATGGTGA